The Megalops cyprinoides isolate fMegCyp1 chromosome 9, fMegCyp1.pri, whole genome shotgun sequence genome has a window encoding:
- the LOC118782784 gene encoding mediator of RNA polymerase II transcription subunit 13-like isoform X2: MSSCFVPNGASLEDCHSNLFCLADLTGIKWKRYVWQGPTSAPILFPVTEEDPILCSFSRCLAADVLSVWRRHQMPGRRELWLFWWGDDPNFAELIHHELTSEEDGVWESGLTYECRSLLFKAVHNLLERCLMSRSFVRIGKWFVKPYEKDEKPINKSEHLSCAFTFFLHGDSNVCTSVEINQHQPVYHLSEEHLTLAQQASSPCQVILSPFGLNGTLTGQSFKLSDPPTQKLIEEWKQFYPIGPSARESSEDKMEDLDWEDDSLAAVEVLVAGVRMVYPACLVLVPQSDLPPVAAPTGPSHCTAAFSGAHQTHPSQRDPAISSVTLTPPTSPEEPQTDSQSAQKWVKVSSVSDCFGTDATGHHGGKIRRRLASQVVERAWQEYILNRAQNKRKFSTMSGGVTEEEMLDKVGSWDFVESTQRSKCNCSRLKAQKQRSGAPPGHTPAGGPPPQPLQKHKAGEKPEKGEKLAKRPQTPFHHRSEDPVLEPDAAAPRLGVRPQDEGRFPGLRPGDAPTTAAKTPHPHDAPPELAAGSPQPPPLSPHPCEPGEDGAESAKNASAASPQSQSFYQPPSEPCLLPQKDGPAQPFPPAYPEAPEPATYVGAAVNPEDAAYAPWKLFSLPRRRDGQFPTPLLPTDKLRDDGAGPGGQDGVGVVSVTEVMSTAGRPLKVSEERVQMYAQRRNLYLSAFPDGDHEPEADPYAFVDGDVEFTFRDKKDKPAGEREAGKKHKGDDGGADDTQRAAANNRNSTASLMHENDLAVSLKDLDNLFNSDEDDLTPGLRRAANGTEEKLCNKEVKAATLDPLSCISTADLHQMFPTPPSLEQHIMGFSPMNMGSRDCSSMENPAGLTLLEGASLGGLFKMEVEEGCCSPKPSEIKDFSYVYKPEVCQAFVGCSMFAPLKTLPSQFLPPIKLPEECQYRPSWTVGKLDMLHPVPPGYPPAFLSKDSIPSEVGGMDQDYTQSYTPQTQTPFISNSAPPSNSGAGILPSPATPRFSAPTPRTPRTPRTPRGPASVQGSLKYENSDLYSPASTPSTCRPLNSVEPATVPSIPEAHSLYVTLILSESVMNLFKDCNFDSCCICVCNMNIKGADVGVYISDPNCEAQYPCTCGFSAVVNRRYGNGSGLFLEDELDIIGRGSDESREAEKRFEALRGASLRRAGGLRDGVPDDLILLLQDQCTNPFSPVPGLEPDGHAPPCVRLEERDCYSDCFLALEHGRQFMDNMSGGKVDEVLVKSSCLHHWAKRNAVDVSTLFSQDVLRMLLSLQPVLQDTIQKKRSVRSWGVQGPLTWQQFHKMAGRGSYGTDESPEPLPIPTFLVGYEYDFVVLSPFGLPYWEKLLLDPFGSQRDVGYLVMCPENEALLNNAKTFFRDLTAVYESCRLGQHRPISKVHPDGIVRVGSSAAKKLAEKPVSDWFLKAGGGNSDAFAKLKLYAQVCRHQLAPYLAAQSLDSSLLSQPSPSAASSQSSSTQPASSAPSSAGSQCTVTSGSSAHPGSSSAPLTNGSGSGSSSLPSSGQQGMGGTVPSAKPSSFPPFGAAGGGSQQTGPQSAGGQGDSQPTEPPESTMEREKVGVPTDGDSHAVTYPPAIVLYIVDPFSYEEPDGAEHASVWTLGLLRCYVEMLQFLPPHIRSAVSVQIIPCQYLLQPVRNEERHIYSQHLKSLAFSVFSQCRRPLPASTNVKTLTGFGPGLALDSALKSPERPECLRLYTPPFILAPVKDKQTELGETFGEAGQKYNVLFVGYCLSHDQRWLLATCTDLYGELLETCVISIDVPNRARRKKGSARRLGLQKLWEWCLGLVQMTSLPWRVVIGRLGRIGHGELRDWSILLSRRSLQSLSKRLKEMCRMCGISAADTPSILSACLVAMEPQGSFVIMPDSVSTGSVFGRSTTLNMQTSQLSTPQDTSCTHILVFPTSAVVQVNSSSYPTENIDITFNPNNDGSDGMGILDLLESENDLVDPDLINILPNSPTTSPVHSPGMHYHHGGDGSKGQSTDRMESHEEAPNILQQPMALGYFVSTAKAGPLPDWFWSACPQAQNQCPLFLKASLHLHVSSVQSDELLHSKHSHPLDSNHTSDVLRFVLEQYNALSWLTCDPATQDRRSCLPVHFVVLTQMYNFIMSML; encoded by the exons TGATCCTAAGTCCGTTCGGCCTGAACGGGACCCTGACGGGCCAGTCCTTCAAGCTGTCGGACCCCCCCACGCAGAAGCTGATCGAGGAATGGAAGCAGTTCTATCCCATCGGCCCCAGCGCCAGGGAGAGCTCGGAGGACAAGATGGAGGACCTGGACTGGGAGGATGACTCGCTGGCGGCGGTGGAGGTCCTCGTGG CGGGTGTTCGGATGGTGTACCCCGCCTGTCTGGTGCTGGTTCCTCAGTCTGACCTCCCCCCTGTCGCGGCCCCCACGGGACCCTCGCACTGCACGGCCGCCTTTTCGGGGGCCCACCAGACGCACCCCTCCCAGCGAGACCCAGCCATCTCCTCCGTCACCCTGACTCCTCCCACATCACCTGAGGAGCCTCAGACAG ATTCCCAGTCAGCCCAGAAGTGGGTGAAGGTGTCCTCGGTGTCAGACTGCTTCGGCACGGACGCCACCGGTCACCACGGTGGAAAGATCCGGCGCCGGCTGGCCAGCCAGGTGGTGGAGCGGGCGTGGCAGGAGTACATCCTCAACAGAGCCCAGAACAA GAGGAAGTTCTCAACGATGTCTGGCGGAGTCACTGAGGAGGAGATGCTGGACAAAGTGGGATCCTGGGATTTCGTGGAGTCGACGCAGAGGTCAAAGTGCAACTGCTCAAG GCTGAAGGCGCAGAAGCAGCGCTCGGGCGCCCCCCCGGGCCATACCCCCGCGGGAGGCCCGCCCCCACAGCCCCTGCAGAAGCACAAGGCCGGGGAGAAGCCGGAGAAGGGCGAGAAGCTGGCGAAGAGGCCGCAGACGCCCTTCCACCATCGCAGCGAGGACCCGGTGCTGGAGCCGGATGCCGCCGCCCCGCGGCTGGGCGTGCGGCCGCAGGACGAGGGCCGTTTCCCCGGGCTCCGCCCCGGCGACGCCCCCACCACCGCCGCCAAGACCCCCCACCCACACGACGCCCCGCCTGAGCTGGCTGCCGGCTCGCCCCAGCCCCCTCCGCTCAGCCCGCACCCCTGCGAGCCGGGCGAGGACGGGGCGGAGTCAGCCAAAAACGCCAGCGCCGCCTCCCCCCAGAGCCAGAGCTTCTACCAGCCCCCCTCCGAGCCCTGCCTGCTGCCACAGAAGGACGGCCCTGCCCAGCCCTTCCCCCCGGCCTACCCGGAGGCCCCCGAGCCCGCCACATACGTGGGGGCCGCCGTGAACCCTGAGGACGCTGCTTACGCCCCCTGGAAGCTGTTCAGCCTGCCCCGCCGGAGGGACGGCCAGTTCCCCACCCCGCTGCTGCCCACGGACAAGCTGCGAGACGACGGGGCCGGGCCTGGCGGGCAGGACGGCGTGGGGGTCGTCTCCGTCACCGA GGTGATGTCCACCGCCGGGAGGCCTCTGAAGGTTTCGGAGGAGCGTGTGCAGATGTACGCTCAGAGGCGGAACCTCTACCTGTCGGCCTTCCCCGACGGCGACCACGAGCCCGAGGCTGACCCCTACGCCTTCGTGGACGGCGACGTCGAGTTCACCTTCCGCGACAAGAAGGACAAGCCGGCCGGGGAGAGGGAGGCCGGGAAGAAACACAAG ggGGATGACGGTGGTGCAGATG ACACCCAGCGTGCGGCCGCCAACAACCGCAACAGCACAGCCAGCCTGATGCACGAGAACGACCTGGCCGTCTCCCTCAAAGACCTGGACAACCTCTTCAACTCGGACGAGGACGACCTCACG CCCGGACTCAGACGGGCGGCCAACGGAACGGAGGAGAAACTGTGCAATAAGGAAGTGAAGGCGGCAACACTGGACCCCCTGTCCTGCATCA gcacgGCGGACCTGCACCAGATGTTCCCCACGCCGCCCTCCCTGGAGCAGCACATTATGGGCTTCTCCCCGATGAACATGGGCAGCCGGGACTGCAGCAGCATGGAGAACCCGGCCGGACTCACCCTGCTGGAGGGAGCCTCGCTCGGGGGCCTCTTCaagatggaggtggaggagggctGCTGTAGCCCAAAGCCGTCCGAAATCAAG GACTTCTCGTACGTGTACAAGCCGGAGGTGTGCCAGGCCTTCGTGGGCTGCTCCATGTTCGCCCCGCTCAAGACGCTGCCCAGCCAGTTCCTGCCGCCCATCAAGCTGCCAGAGGAGTGCCAGTACCGGCCTAGCTGGACCGTGGGCAAGCTGGACATGCTCCACCCGGTGCCCCCCGGGTACCCCCCGGCCTTCCTCAGCAAGGACAG CATCCCGAGTGAGGTCGGCGGGATGGACCAGGACTACACGCAAAGCTACACCCCTCAGACGCAGACGCCCTTCATATCCAACAGCGCCCCCCCCAGCAACAGTGGCGCGGGCATCCTGCCGTCCCCGGCCACGCCCCGCTtctccgcccccacccccaggacCCCACGCACCCCCCGAACGCCCCGCGGGCCCGCCAGCGTCCAGGGCTCCCTCAAGTACGAGAACTCGGACCTGTACTCTCCCGCCTCCACACCCTCCACCTGCCGGCCGCTGAACTCGGTGGAGCCGGCCACCGTGCCGTCCATCCCCGAGGCCCACAGCCTGTACGTCACCCTCATCCTGTCCGAGTCCGTCATGAACCTCTTCAAGGACTGCAACTTTGACAGCTGCTGCATCTGCGTCTGCAACATGAACATCAAGGGCGCCGACGTGGGCGTGTACATCAGCGACCCCAACTGCGAGGCGCAGTACCCCTGCACCTGCGGCTTCAGCGCCGTCGTCAACCGCCGCTACGGCAACGGCTCCGGCCTCTTCCTGGAGGACGAGCTGGACATCATCGGCCGGGGCTCGGACGAGAGCCGGGAGGCGGAGAAGCGATTCGAGGCCCTGCGGGGGGCCTCCCTGCGGCGGGCCGGGGGCCTGCGGGACGGGGTGCCCGACGACCTCATCCTGCTGCTCCAGGATCAGTGCACCAACCCCTTCTCCCCCGTCCCCGGCCTGGAGCCCGACGGCCACGCCCCGCCCTGCGTGCGCCTGGAGGAGCGTGACTGCTATAGCGACTGCTTCCTGGCGCTGGAGCACGGCCGGCAGTTCATGGACAACATGTCCGGTGGGAAGGTGGACGAGGTGCTGGTCAAGAGCTCCTGCCTGCACCACTGGGCCAAGCGCAACG cGGTGGACGTGAGCACCCTCTTCTCTCAGGACGTCCTGCGCATGCTGCTGTCCCTCCAGCCCGTGCTGCAGGACACCATCCAGAAGAAGAGGAGCGTACGTTCCTGGGGGGTGCAGGGACCCCTCACCTGGCAGCAGTTCCACAAGATGGCCGGCCGGGGCTCCTATG gcACAGATGAGTCCCCCGAGCCACTTCCCATCCCCACCTTCCTGGTGGGGTACGAGTACGACTTCGTGGTGCTGTCCCCCTTCGGCCTGCCCTACTgggagaagctgctgctggacccCTTCGGCTCCCAGAGGGATGTGGGCTACCTGGTCATGTGTCCCGAGAACGAAGCTCTGCTCAACAACGCCAAGACCTTCTTCAGGGACCTGACGGCAGTGTACGAG TCGTGCCGGCTCGGCCAGCACCGGCCCATCTCCAAAGTGCACCCGGACGGCATCGTGCGAGTGGGCAGCTCCGCGGCCAAAAAGCTGGCGGAGAAGCCCGTCAGCGACTGGTTCCTCAAGGCGGGCGGTGGCAACAGCGACGCCTTCGCCAAGCTCAAGCTCTACGCCCAAGTGTGCCGGCACCAGCTCG CTCCATACCTTGCTGCCCAGTCACTGGACAGCTCCTTGCTCAGCCAGCCCAGCCCCTCTGCCGCCTCCAGCCAATCCTCATCCACGCAGCCAGcaagctccgccccctcctcaGCAGGATCCCAATGCACTGTGACCTCAGGAAGCTCCGCCCACCCCGGCAGCAGCTCTGCCCCGCTGACCAATGGGAGCGGCTCGGGCTCGTCGTCCCTCCCCTCCTCGGGGCAGCAGGGAATGGGCGGCACCGTGCCATCAGCCAAGCCCAGTTCCTTCCCTCCGTTTGGAGCCGCGGGCGGCGGCAGCCAGCAGACAGGCCCTCAGAGCGCAGGGGGCCAGGGGGACAGCCAGCCCACGGAGCCCCCAGAGAG CACTATGGAGCGGGAGAAGGTGGGCGTGCCGACGGACGGAGACTCGCACGCCGTGACGTACCCCCCGGCCATCGTGCTGTACATCGTGGACCCCTTCTCCTACGAGGAGCCGGACGGGGCGGAGCACGCCAGCGTGTGGACCCTGGGGCTGCTGCGCTGCTACGTGGAGATGCTGCAGTTCCTGCCTCCCCACATCCGGAGTGCCGTGTCTGTGCAG ATAATCCCCTGCCAGTACCTGCTGCAGCCGGTTCGGAACGAGGAGCGCCACATTTACTCCCAGCACCTCAAGTCCCTGGCCTTCTCAGTCTTCTCCCAGTGCCGTCGCCCGCTTCCAGCCTCCACCAACGTCAAAACGCTGACGGGCTTCGGGCCCGGCCTGGCGCTCGACAGCGCCCTCAAGAGCCCAGAG AGGCCGGAATGCCTGCGGCTGTACACACCGCCCTTCATTCTGGCCCCGGTGAAGGACAAGCAGACGGAGCTGGGCGAGACGTTCGGGGAGGCGGGGCAGAAGTACAACGTGCTCTTCGTTGGGTACTGCCTCTCGCACGACCAGCGCTGGCTGCTGGCCACCTGCACCGACCTGTACGGCGAGCTGCTGGAGACCTGTGTCATCAGCATCGACGTGCCCAACAG GGCCAGGAGGAAAAAGGGCTCTGCTAGACGATTGGGCCTTCAGAAGCTGTGGGAGTGGTGTCTGGGGCTGGtgcagatgacatcactgccatgGAGGGTGGTGATTGGCCGTCTGGGCAGGATAGGCCACGGGGAGTTGAGAG actggagtATCCTGCTGAGCCGGCGGAGCCTGCAGTCTCTCAGTAAGCGGCTGAAGGAGATGTGCCGAATGTGTGGCATCTCCGCCGCCGAcactcccagcatcctcagcgCCTGCCTGGTCGCCATGGAGCCGCAGGGCTCCTTCGTCATCATGCCAG actccGTATCCACGGGCTCGGTGTTTGGCCGCAGCACCACCCTGAACATGCAGACGTCCCAGCTGAGCACACCCCAGGACACGTCCTGCACGCACATCCTGGTCTTCCCCACCTCTGCCGTCGTCCAGGTGAACAGCTCCAGCTACCCCACGGAGAACATCGACATCACCTTCAACCCCAACAACG ACGGCTCAGATGGGATGGGCATCCTCGACCTGCTGGAGTCTGAGAATGACCTGGTGGACCCCGACCTCATCAACATCCTGCCCAactcccccaccacctccccgGTGCACTCACCGGGCATGCACTACCACCACGGAGGGGACGGCAGCAAG GGACAGAGTACGGACAGGATGGAGTCGCACGAAGAGGCTCCCAACATCCTGCAGCAGCCCATGGCTCTGGGATACTTTGTGTCTACAGCCAAAGCCGGCCCACTGCCCGACTGGTTCTGGTCCGCCTGCCCTCAAGCCCAGAATCAGTGTCCCCTCTTCCTAAAG gCCTCCCTGCACCTGCACGTGTCCTCGGTGCAGTCCGACGAGCTGCTGCACAGCAAACACTCCCACCCCCTGGACTCCAACCACACCTCGGACGTGCTCAG aTTCGTGCTGGAGCAGTACAACGCCCTCTCCTGGCTGACCTGTGACCCTGCGACCCAGGACCGACGCTCCTGTCTGCCCGTCCACTTCGTGGTGCTGACTCAGATGTACAACTTCATCATGAGCATGCTTTAG